The Chryseobacterium nakagawai genome has a segment encoding these proteins:
- a CDS encoding type VI secretion system Vgr family protein, which translates to MNKNTSNSEKISENHIPGINRVVKLDIVIEGKILKHFKHFRLQQSVKKHHNFELTLAHDTLDGVQNHDLEEAQQFLGKRLTVVFKYKDVEGSPERTFVGVITKVGFSQENHSLGNIVLKGYSPTILLDAAPHTQSFGGDQPVNMGIIATDVIKQGIENSKFDVKVNAKASAQILYSSQYNETHYNYLCRMAEAYGEQFFYDGEILHFGNMPPQNKAVELIYGSNVSDINVEMKAVHIKPRFYGYNSSSNTKLISGETPIKHVGNLAKTAYQNNDKIFKTPSLQVAPIKAATDMDVVISQTSTAGSRAVDVFTVSGGTTIPFLHPGCVADIKMRKTDSNQTSYFTKLMVTEVTHEVDTLGRYKGRFEAIASDTGYIPTPDFTLPIAEPQIATVISNTDPLGQGRVTVRFDWQLNDTTNFIRMMAPDAGGTDQITQNRGYVAIPEVGDQVMVGFVHNHPDRPFVMGGMFHGGTAMGGGVDNHLKSIQTRSGIRVLMNDAEGSVTIIDPSGNNYFMDGKGNIIVTAPKNMTFNAGENLTINVGQDMKTTVGNDNAINITNNHKFTSRNYKQTINENKTINVTGDLKETTSTTTHKAKNGDILLQSSGVAKMLGKIDAKVNKG; encoded by the coding sequence ATGAATAAAAATACCTCGAATTCCGAAAAGATTTCGGAGAATCATATTCCTGGAATCAACCGTGTGGTGAAGCTGGATATCGTGATTGAAGGCAAAATACTCAAACATTTCAAACACTTCCGCTTACAGCAGAGTGTAAAGAAACACCATAATTTTGAATTGACATTGGCACATGATACCTTAGATGGGGTACAAAACCATGATCTGGAAGAAGCTCAGCAGTTTTTAGGAAAACGTTTGACTGTAGTTTTTAAATATAAAGATGTAGAAGGAAGCCCTGAAAGAACTTTTGTAGGGGTTATTACAAAAGTAGGATTCAGTCAGGAAAATCACAGTCTTGGAAATATTGTCCTGAAAGGATACAGCCCCACCATTCTTTTGGATGCTGCTCCTCATACCCAAAGTTTTGGGGGTGACCAGCCTGTCAATATGGGAATTATTGCTACCGACGTTATAAAACAAGGGATCGAAAACAGTAAATTTGATGTAAAAGTGAATGCTAAAGCATCTGCTCAGATTCTTTACAGTTCCCAATACAACGAGACCCACTACAATTATCTTTGCAGAATGGCAGAAGCTTATGGTGAGCAATTCTTTTATGACGGTGAAATCCTTCATTTCGGAAATATGCCGCCTCAAAATAAAGCTGTAGAACTCATCTATGGAAGCAATGTTTCTGATATTAATGTAGAAATGAAAGCTGTTCATATCAAACCTCGATTTTATGGATATAACAGCAGTTCCAATACGAAACTTATTTCAGGAGAAACTCCCATTAAACATGTAGGAAATCTGGCAAAAACAGCCTATCAGAATAACGATAAAATCTTTAAGACTCCATCATTGCAGGTTGCTCCTATAAAGGCAGCCACCGATATGGACGTGGTGATTTCTCAAACCAGTACTGCCGGAAGCAGGGCGGTTGATGTTTTTACCGTTTCAGGAGGGACTACCATCCCGTTTTTACATCCGGGATGTGTTGCGGACATCAAAATGCGGAAAACCGACAGTAATCAAACCTCTTATTTTACCAAACTGATGGTCACAGAAGTGACTCATGAAGTAGATACACTGGGGCGTTATAAAGGAAGGTTTGAGGCGATCGCTTCAGATACAGGGTATATTCCGACTCCGGATTTTACACTGCCCATTGCAGAACCTCAGATCGCAACAGTTATATCCAATACAGATCCGCTGGGGCAGGGAAGAGTTACCGTAAGATTCGATTGGCAGCTGAATGATACTACCAATTTTATACGAATGATGGCTCCCGATGCCGGAGGAACAGATCAGATCACTCAAAACAGAGGATATGTAGCCATCCCTGAAGTAGGAGATCAGGTAATGGTAGGTTTTGTACACAATCACCCGGACCGTCCTTTTGTCATGGGCGGAATGTTTCATGGTGGTACAGCTATGGGAGGTGGTGTGGATAATCACTTAAAATCCATACAGACAAGAAGTGGAATCCGGGTTTTGATGAATGATGCTGAAGGAAGTGTTACCATCATTGATCCTAGTGGAAATAATTATTTCATGGATGGAAAAGGAAATATCATCGTGACAGCTCCAAAGAATATGACATTCAATGCAGGGGAAAATCTTACCATAAATGTTGGACAGGATATGAAGACCACGGTAGGAAATGATAACGCCATTAATATTACCAATAACCATAAGTTTACTTCAAGGAATTATAAACAGACCATTAATGAAAATAAAACCATTAATGTAACGGGTGATTTGAAAGAAACTACTTCCACAACCACTCATAAAGCAAAGAATGGCGACATTTTGTTACAAAGCTCGGGAGTGGCTAAAATGCTAGGGAAGATAGATGCCAAAGTGAATAAAGGATAA
- a CDS encoding phospholipase effector Tle1 domain-containing protein — MGKTFVYNTGNPKTPLDELYLEFGVFFDGTLNNLKNSELRMDYRDGKNKMSSTDTDDQIKEKEKAIKETRILQEEEYERLKKKKMLDDNSEYHQYLKSSHQGWLDKKGVDNSFSNDYTNVARMYKCCQQTTYGVYVEGIGTLDNNRDVDDGFQYGSGKTGVRGKVRKGCEMTADRIKKLIAETNGKVKLMKITIDTFGFSRGAAAARNFAYEINGNKRPKDVEIKKSRKIIGYTQVNSPYGPAAIPEYGDIWIDKDDIEIDPKYIKDGKLPKFGFLGYYLLSKKVLSEQQLEDLDLDVRFIGVYDTVSSYEEFGDMGGLRRVGWEGMKHSALGPKYNFGDDVEQLQLKNPGPYFKAVHFTAANEHRENFSLTKFPGSIEKEFPGVHCDIGGAYENGTEKVDEIETSNHKPVWFLNKRRQQLIDEYWFDGNQIEINNSFLNVLTLGGVYRKITGTRFLRKEYSYIPLHFMEEHGENLYDHQLMTKTETTFSIENDKYLPHAKDLLHGYVFENDGKWDFKSDEQVEKEKQEKALQRLLHPEPVQEPDPQEPPEEKLDENGNKMKTTTLEEVTVTAYHPQTLLRIIRKQYLHWSANRDWMGMDPNNDYQRIIY, encoded by the coding sequence ATGGGAAAAACTTTTGTATACAACACAGGCAATCCTAAAACTCCTCTAGATGAGCTGTATCTGGAATTCGGAGTATTCTTTGATGGTACTCTGAATAATTTGAAAAACAGCGAATTAAGGATGGATTACAGGGATGGAAAGAATAAAATGAGCAGTACTGATACAGATGATCAGATCAAGGAAAAAGAAAAGGCAATTAAAGAGACAAGAATCTTACAGGAAGAAGAATATGAAAGACTGAAAAAGAAAAAGATGCTGGATGATAATTCTGAATATCATCAGTATCTTAAATCTAGCCATCAGGGATGGTTGGATAAAAAGGGGGTTGATAATAGTTTTAGTAACGATTATACCAATGTCGCCAGAATGTATAAATGTTGCCAACAGACTACCTATGGAGTGTATGTAGAAGGAATCGGAACACTGGATAATAACAGAGATGTAGATGATGGATTTCAATATGGGTCCGGTAAAACCGGAGTGCGGGGGAAAGTAAGGAAAGGATGTGAAATGACCGCTGACCGCATTAAAAAACTTATTGCTGAGACAAATGGTAAAGTAAAATTAATGAAAATTACCATTGATACTTTTGGGTTTAGTCGTGGAGCTGCTGCTGCAAGAAATTTTGCTTACGAAATCAATGGAAATAAAAGACCCAAAGATGTTGAGATCAAAAAATCGAGAAAGATCATAGGATATACTCAGGTTAATTCTCCTTATGGTCCGGCAGCGATTCCTGAATATGGAGATATCTGGATAGATAAAGATGATATTGAAATAGATCCGAAATATATCAAAGATGGTAAACTTCCAAAATTTGGTTTTCTGGGATATTATCTTTTAAGTAAAAAAGTTTTATCTGAGCAACAACTTGAAGACTTAGATCTTGATGTTCGTTTTATCGGGGTATATGATACGGTATCTTCTTATGAAGAATTTGGTGATATGGGAGGGCTCAGACGTGTAGGATGGGAAGGGATGAAGCATTCTGCTTTAGGACCTAAATACAATTTCGGAGATGATGTAGAGCAGTTACAGCTCAAAAATCCGGGGCCTTACTTTAAGGCTGTTCATTTTACAGCAGCCAATGAGCACCGGGAAAATTTTTCATTAACGAAGTTTCCGGGAAGTATTGAAAAAGAATTTCCCGGAGTACACTGCGATATTGGTGGTGCTTATGAAAACGGAACAGAGAAAGTGGATGAAATAGAAACTTCCAATCACAAACCCGTATGGTTTCTCAATAAACGCAGACAACAACTGATTGATGAATATTGGTTTGATGGTAATCAGATCGAAATCAATAATAGCTTCCTGAATGTCCTTACCTTAGGAGGGGTGTACCGTAAAATAACCGGAACCCGATTTCTAAGGAAAGAATACAGCTATATCCCTTTGCATTTTATGGAAGAACATGGTGAAAATCTGTACGATCACCAGTTAATGACGAAAACAGAGACCACTTTTTCCATAGAAAATGATAAATATTTGCCTCATGCAAAAGATCTTTTACATGGCTATGTATTTGAGAATGATGGTAAATGGGATTTCAAATCTGATGAACAGGTTGAAAAAGAAAAACAAGAGAAAGCATTACAAAGACTGTTACATCCTGAGCCAGTACAGGAACCTGATCCGCAAGAACCTCCTGAAGAAAAGTTGGATGAAAACGGGAATAAAATGAAAACGACAACATTGGAAGAAGTGACGGTTACCGCTTATCATCCGCAAACATTATTACGGATTATACGTAAGCAATACCTTCACTGGTCGGCCAACAGAGACTGGATGGGAATGGATCCCAATAATGATTATCAAAGAATAATATATTAA
- a CDS encoding glycoside hydrolase family 19 protein produces MDRVKNEGEGNTPETQNQAPAQDNEQQKAENSKKLDDQRAKNEEKDKTEEGLLLAIDGAKIKFNAHLGTFKVLNNVPTTQDKLTGTVVEKQIPNFIFDDGFQMISLTEWQDFGTAKVQENYVLLKKSTLPGTGKMPGNIPPETGKIEFVTSGQVNAPESIDGKGAPVPDPEEDKKCYCEKEFTEEDIKGFYNSKKLFTAKNCPLPEDKKSYTEFTKALNKAMKDNDINSCLRKAHFLAQVEAETGLDTTLEYADGWDYDPTTHLENYNKYLLFKKDKIKYKENGTARILRGHNRYLECLSRENDTKGDGPKYKGRGLIQLTWKDTYKAYFAKIKKPDTQDPDIVANDLEHVCNSAAWYWRERSSWGDLNKFADTDDFISAAVGVNGGLTGFTHRKENLKRILKNMKVKDNCKNQKIENLGVYTYDTSAIKDTKWGKREKNKKEIQEYDDKEN; encoded by the coding sequence ATGGATAGGGTAAAGAATGAAGGAGAGGGAAATACTCCTGAAACTCAGAATCAGGCTCCTGCTCAGGATAATGAGCAACAGAAGGCAGAGAACAGTAAAAAACTGGACGATCAACGTGCAAAAAATGAAGAGAAGGATAAAACTGAAGAAGGTCTATTGTTGGCTATAGATGGAGCAAAAATTAAATTCAATGCGCATTTGGGAACATTCAAAGTGTTGAATAATGTACCGACCACGCAAGACAAACTTACCGGGACTGTAGTAGAAAAACAGATCCCCAATTTTATCTTTGATGATGGCTTTCAGATGATTTCTCTTACAGAGTGGCAGGATTTTGGAACTGCAAAAGTTCAGGAAAACTATGTGCTGTTAAAAAAATCCACTTTACCGGGAACAGGCAAAATGCCAGGTAACATACCGCCTGAGACAGGAAAAATAGAATTTGTAACCTCCGGACAGGTCAATGCTCCGGAAAGTATTGATGGAAAAGGGGCACCTGTACCGGATCCGGAGGAAGATAAAAAATGTTATTGCGAGAAAGAATTTACAGAAGAAGATATTAAAGGGTTTTATAACTCAAAGAAATTATTTACAGCTAAAAACTGTCCATTGCCAGAGGATAAGAAAAGCTATACAGAATTCACAAAGGCACTGAATAAAGCCATGAAAGATAATGATATAAACAGTTGTCTTCGTAAGGCTCATTTTCTGGCACAGGTGGAAGCGGAAACAGGACTGGATACCACCTTAGAATATGCTGATGGCTGGGATTACGACCCTACCACGCATCTTGAAAATTATAATAAATACCTCTTATTCAAAAAAGATAAGATAAAATATAAAGAAAATGGTACGGCCCGAATATTGAGAGGTCATAACAGGTATCTTGAATGCTTAAGCCGTGAGAACGATACAAAAGGAGACGGTCCGAAATATAAGGGAAGAGGATTAATTCAGCTAACATGGAAAGATACTTATAAAGCATATTTTGCAAAGATCAAGAAACCGGACACTCAGGACCCGGATATTGTAGCCAATGATTTGGAACATGTGTGTAATTCGGCTGCATGGTACTGGAGAGAACGCTCATCATGGGGTGATTTGAATAAATTTGCTGATACCGATGATTTTATCTCAGCAGCAGTTGGGGTAAATGGAGGATTGACAGGATTTACACATAGAAAGGAAAACCTAAAAAGGATTTTGAAGAATATGAAAGTAAAGGATAACTGTAAAAATCAGAAAATAGAAAATCTGGGAGTTTATACTTACGATACAAGTGCCATAAAAGACACCAAGTGGGGGAAAAGAGAAAAAAACAAAAAAGAAATACAGGAATATGATGATAAAGAAAATTAA
- a CDS encoding VIT1/CCC1 transporter family protein yields the protein MHHQLEKHYVNRVGWLRAAVLGANDGLLSTTSIVIGVAAAEPERHIIILAALAGMIAGAMSMAAGEYVSVSSQEDTEKADLIREQRELEEMPEVELRELAKVYERRGCTKETAMQVAIELTEHNALEAHARDELGINEITQAKPLQAAIASFGSFAVGALLPFTVSLLAPIKQMVYFQYGFSIIFLMLLGAISARAGGSSIKIAVLRICFWGTVAMGITALVGHLFGVNIS from the coding sequence ATGCATCATCAACTGGAAAAGCACTATGTAAATAGAGTGGGCTGGCTTCGGGCAGCTGTTTTAGGAGCTAATGACGGACTGCTATCTACTACAAGTATTGTCATTGGTGTGGCAGCAGCAGAACCTGAGCGGCATATCATTATCTTGGCTGCTTTGGCAGGAATGATTGCAGGAGCAATGTCTATGGCTGCTGGAGAATACGTTTCTGTAAGTTCACAGGAAGATACTGAAAAGGCAGATCTGATCCGGGAGCAAAGGGAACTTGAAGAAATGCCGGAAGTAGAACTACGGGAATTGGCTAAGGTCTATGAAAGAAGGGGGTGTACGAAAGAAACAGCAATGCAGGTTGCTATTGAACTTACAGAGCATAATGCATTGGAAGCGCATGCCCGTGATGAACTTGGAATCAATGAAATTACTCAGGCAAAACCTTTACAGGCAGCAATCGCTTCATTCGGATCTTTTGCAGTAGGAGCATTATTACCATTTACCGTTTCTCTTTTAGCTCCTATCAAGCAGATGGTATATTTTCAATATGGTTTTTCTATTATATTTCTGATGCTTTTAGGAGCAATCTCAGCCAGAGCAGGAGGTTCCAGTATTAAAATAGCAGTGTTGAGAATCTGCTTCTGGGGTACGGTAGCTATGGGAATTACTGCTTTGGTGGGGCATCTTTTCGGGGTGAATATATCCTGA
- a CDS encoding polysaccharide deacetylase family protein translates to MNKLVVFLAGSLLLLSNTLHSQKTVPQSLNKCYIYLTFDDGPLNGSENINDIILKEKIKISVFMVGEHVIKDKQMDTYAKYYDQNPYIDEYNHSFTHANDHYEAFYNNVDKSVQDIVYNQNLLKLPYKIVRLPGRNIWRLGGKSKNDITNGIQTADQLAAMGYKVVGWDVEWQHRPADGTPIQTVNDMYTSVQKLCSSDKTFTKNNVVMLIHDEMFQKSWEESELKELIDLLRANPNYSFEQMRFYPQ, encoded by the coding sequence ATGAATAAACTAGTTGTTTTCCTTGCTGGTTCACTTTTATTATTGAGTAATACTTTACATTCCCAAAAAACGGTACCTCAGTCACTCAATAAATGCTATATCTACCTAACATTCGATGATGGCCCACTGAACGGAAGTGAAAATATCAATGATATTATTCTAAAGGAAAAAATTAAGATCAGTGTTTTTATGGTGGGAGAACATGTGATTAAAGATAAACAGATGGATACTTATGCCAAATATTACGATCAGAATCCCTACATTGATGAATATAATCACAGTTTTACTCATGCCAACGATCATTATGAAGCGTTTTATAATAATGTAGACAAATCAGTACAGGACATCGTGTATAATCAGAATTTATTGAAGCTGCCTTATAAGATTGTCCGTCTTCCCGGAAGAAATATCTGGAGATTAGGCGGAAAGTCAAAAAATGATATCACCAATGGAATACAGACTGCAGATCAACTGGCTGCAATGGGGTATAAAGTAGTAGGCTGGGATGTTGAATGGCAACATCGCCCTGCTGACGGAACACCCATTCAAACTGTCAACGATATGTATACTTCTGTTCAGAAACTCTGTAGTTCTGATAAAACATTTACTAAGAATAATGTGGTGATGCTGATTCATGATGAAATGTTTCAAAAAAGCTGGGAAGAATCAGAATTAAAAGAATTGATTGATCTTCTAAGGGCAAATCCCAATTATAGCTTTGAACAGATGAGGTTTTATCCCCAATAA
- a CDS encoding DUF6438 domain-containing protein codes for MKYFVSFIFLLLATVCNSQKKTNSNNSVEKIIIKKNDCMTGDCPTYTIIIHKNGKVELNARRNIPKNMNGDYTSTLGYLDWEVITHMDFTTLKKSYGNIGYVDFPSTDLEIYFSKRKPKKVYDHDNHGTPGLIKLYEHIDLLFIKLRWKKVKQSTQPHRF; via the coding sequence ATGAAATATTTCGTTTCATTTATTTTTCTTTTACTCGCTACTGTCTGCAACAGTCAGAAAAAAACAAATTCCAATAATTCCGTAGAAAAGATCATCATTAAAAAGAATGATTGTATGACTGGGGATTGCCCTACTTATACGATCATTATTCATAAAAATGGTAAAGTTGAACTGAATGCCCGAAGAAATATACCCAAGAACATGAATGGTGATTACACCTCAACGTTGGGCTATCTAGACTGGGAAGTAATTACCCACATGGATTTTACTACGCTAAAGAAGTCTTATGGAAACATTGGGTATGTCGACTTTCCTTCTACCGATCTTGAAATTTATTTTTCTAAAAGAAAACCTAAAAAAGTATATGATCATGATAATCATGGTACCCCTGGGCTTATAAAATTATATGAACACATAGATCTTCTTTTCATTAAGCTGCGTTGGAAAAAAGTAAAGCAATCAACACAACCTCATCGTTTCTGA
- the lgt gene encoding prolipoprotein diacylglyceryl transferase encodes MSLLYINWDVNPEIVNILGVSIKYYGLLFLSGLVLCFNIVKSIYKKENLSAQAHDALFSYALIGILVGARLGHCLFYDFDYYSQHPLEIFLPIQRGPDGAYHFTGYAGLASHGGGIGLMIMLLIYARKFKIPLMTVLDAIAIVLPLAGVFIRLANLMNSEIIGTPTNVPWAFIFHQVDNIPRHPAQLYEAISYLIIFLIVYLIYKKDIFKIGKGFYFGISILLIFIMRILIEFIKVDQVEFEHGMSLNMGQLLSIPFVLLGLFFIIKSVLEKGKMKTL; translated from the coding sequence ATGAGTTTATTATATATCAACTGGGATGTCAATCCTGAGATCGTCAATATTTTAGGTGTTTCTATTAAATACTATGGCCTGTTGTTTCTTTCAGGACTTGTTTTATGCTTTAATATTGTAAAAAGCATTTATAAAAAAGAAAATCTAAGCGCACAGGCACACGATGCCTTATTTTCATATGCACTTATCGGAATATTAGTGGGTGCCAGATTGGGACACTGTCTCTTTTATGATTTTGATTATTATTCCCAGCATCCGCTAGAAATCTTCTTACCAATCCAGAGAGGTCCGGATGGAGCTTACCACTTTACCGGTTATGCAGGGCTTGCAAGTCACGGTGGTGGAATTGGGTTGATGATTATGCTGCTGATCTATGCCAGAAAGTTTAAAATCCCATTAATGACTGTTTTGGACGCCATCGCTATTGTTCTTCCGCTGGCAGGTGTTTTTATCAGGCTTGCCAATCTTATGAACTCTGAAATCATCGGGACTCCTACCAATGTTCCATGGGCTTTTATATTCCATCAGGTAGATAACATTCCCAGACATCCTGCTCAGTTGTATGAGGCGATTTCATATCTTATTATTTTTCTTATTGTTTATCTTATTTATAAGAAAGATATCTTTAAAATCGGAAAAGGTTTTTATTTCGGGATCAGTATTCTTTTAATCTTTATTATGAGAATCCTGATTGAGTTTATAAAAGTAGACCAGGTAGAATTTGAACATGGAATGAGCTTAAATATGGGGCAGCTTTTAAGTATTCCTTTTGTGCTTCTGGGACTTTTCTTTATTATCAAAAGTGTACTGGAAAAAGGGAAGATGAAAACTTTATAG
- the tssD gene encoding type VI secretion system tube protein TssD: MAERNSRGILKFNNGEGQKLLKLNYSVSRSTDVSGRVASDPSNALIKITVEATEKSDILESLLNGKYKPTVGEITFNKSHEEGTLTTLKWQNGYVIQHEVDFDAVDENSMYITFVVSAEQIDLGNSAYHGAWPSA, from the coding sequence ATGGCAGAAAGAAATTCAAGAGGAATTTTAAAATTCAACAACGGAGAAGGACAAAAATTATTAAAGCTTAACTACAGCGTATCAAGATCTACAGACGTTTCAGGACGTGTAGCATCAGATCCTTCTAACGCTCTTATCAAAATTACAGTGGAAGCAACAGAAAAATCAGACATTCTTGAAAGCTTGCTGAACGGAAAGTACAAGCCAACTGTAGGAGAAATTACCTTCAATAAATCTCACGAAGAAGGAACATTAACAACATTAAAGTGGCAGAATGGATACGTGATTCAGCACGAAGTAGACTTCGATGCAGTAGACGAAAACAGTATGTATATTACTTTTGTGGTAAGTGCAGAACAGATTGATCTGGGGAACTCTGCTTATCACGGAGCTTGGCCTAGCGCGTAA
- a CDS encoding DUF2931 family protein produces MNKILKYLLSFLFFTQMSCQEKKAPKKTETMTKYEWTEGTSAPLGYPMEVYKGGIECEGGEWVSLGFGMIPGNGAWGSINHGMGNGFKSLPSRLDFVWISYMENQFYMIDTTIDIAKIKEYFSKGYETKVTNGSGETEHLNYDEIGVGMAPGGVVVVWIAGVGIQKEVGRYQAKKVTIPESEIAQLDSHQNRFWRKDYLDDVFNNGKVIPAEVKEKNKGKAIPFGLWDTYRIRYSWKPVFELPENAKLNSLVNVKVSTINGEKEQFDTAKNILAVNEQRAIPVRIMFDYIGADHKMYGAHCDLNENSGLEAFKAVFGDDPDSTKADIIVKVNEANSYFTIKLRGENGKEAFIKTDKVEVF; encoded by the coding sequence ATGAATAAAATATTAAAATATCTCTTAAGCTTTTTATTTTTTACCCAGATGTCGTGTCAGGAAAAAAAAGCTCCTAAAAAAACTGAAACTATGACAAAATATGAATGGACTGAAGGAACTTCTGCTCCTCTGGGATATCCGATGGAAGTATATAAAGGAGGGATAGAATGTGAAGGTGGAGAATGGGTAAGTTTAGGCTTTGGGATGATACCTGGAAATGGTGCCTGGGGCTCCATCAATCATGGGATGGGAAATGGTTTTAAAAGTCTTCCTTCCCGACTGGATTTTGTATGGATATCTTATATGGAAAACCAGTTTTACATGATCGATACTACCATTGATATTGCTAAAATTAAAGAATACTTCAGTAAAGGGTATGAAACAAAAGTGACGAATGGAAGTGGTGAGACTGAACATTTAAATTATGATGAAATTGGCGTTGGAATGGCTCCCGGAGGTGTAGTAGTAGTTTGGATAGCCGGCGTCGGAATTCAGAAGGAAGTAGGACGGTATCAGGCTAAAAAAGTAACAATTCCGGAATCAGAAATTGCCCAGTTGGATAGCCATCAGAACCGTTTCTGGAGGAAAGATTACCTTGATGATGTGTTTAATAATGGTAAGGTTATCCCTGCAGAGGTAAAAGAAAAAAATAAAGGAAAAGCTATTCCATTTGGTTTATGGGATACCTATAGAATCCGATACAGCTGGAAACCTGTTTTCGAGCTGCCGGAAAATGCCAAGCTCAATTCATTAGTTAATGTTAAGGTATCTACAATTAATGGAGAAAAAGAACAATTTGACACGGCAAAAAACATATTGGCAGTAAATGAACAAAGAGCCATCCCGGTAAGGATTATGTTTGACTATATAGGAGCGGATCATAAAATGTATGGTGCTCACTGTGACCTGAATGAAAACTCAGGTTTGGAAGCTTTTAAAGCAGTGTTTGGTGATGATCCTGATTCAACTAAAGCGGACATTATCGTTAAGGTTAATGAGGCTAACAGCTATTTCACAATAAAGCTAAGAGGTGAAAATGGTAAAGAAGCCTTTATAAAGACTGATAAAGTAGAGGTTTTCTAA